In Actinoplanes lobatus, the DNA window TTCGCGCTCTTCGAAGCGAACTACTTCTATTGGGTCGCCGTGTCCGGCAGGCCGGAAGACGAATGGGGGGTGCTGTTCGTCGACGCGGACTTCGAGGACTGGCTCGAGTTCGACATGTCCGCGACGGAATTCATATACAACATCCTCAGCGGGCGGCTGAAGCTCTGGGTTCTCGACGAGTATTTCCTTGATCCTCCGTACACATATATTCAATAGTCTGGTCGCCCGTCAGGCCGCGGCCACACTGAGCGAGCCGACCCTCTTGGTCCGTTTGGCCTCGTACATGGCCAGGTCGGCCCGGCCGATCAGGTCGTTGGCGGTGTCGCTGTCGCGGGCGACCGCGTAGCCGGCGCTGACCCCGATCCGCACCTGCCCGCCGACCGGGAACGGGGTCGACACCACAGCGCGGATCCGGGCGCAGATCTCGTCCAGCGCGTCAACACCCCGGCAGACGATCACAAATTCGTCGCCGCCGAGGCGGAAGACCAGGTCGCCTTGGCGCACACATCCGCGCAGGCGGTCGGCGACGGCGGCCAGCAATCGGTCGCCGGCCGCATGACCGAGCCGGTCGTTCACCGGTTTGAAGCCGTCCAGATCGCAGAAGAGCACGGCCAATCCCCCCGGCCCGCGCCGCAACTCCGTGGTGATGTGCTCCTCGCCCGCTGCCCGGTTCGGCAGGCCGGTCAGGCCGTCCCGGGTGGCGAGGCTGACCAGCGCCTGCTGAGCCTCGTCCCGGGCGCTGGACAGCCGTTCGATGCGGATCATCACGAGCGGGACGATGCTGACCGACGTGAAGGCCAAGATCAACCCGTCGATCGGCAGCCCGAGGAGCCCTCGGATCCCGACGGTCAGCGGTGCGAGGCCGACCATGAGGCCGAGTATGAGGAGTCTCCGGCGGCTGAGACGGTCGGCCGGCGGCTCGCCGGGGGCGGTCACCGCCCCCGCGCCGGGATGCAGCGCGGCACACCCCAGCAGCGCGTACGCGGCCAGGTAGACCATGTCTGTCCAGCTTGCGCGTGCGCCGGTCGACGGGTCATAGGCCAGCGCACCCACGACGTTGCCCAGCAGGCCGAGCCCGACCGCTCCGGTGAGCAACCGCACCGGCGCCTTCTCCCCAGGCCCCACGAGCGAGATGCGCAACAGCGCACCCATCGTGCCGGCCATGACGAAGACGTTGACGAAGACGACGATCTCCCGGCTGGTCGTCACGTGCTGACCGGCCAGCGCGGGGAACAGGAGCGAGTCCCAGAACAGGCCGGTCAGGGCCAGGGCGGTGACCACCGAGTCGATCAGCCCGCCGATGTCGCGCCGGCCCCGCTGCACCACCACGACCAGCGCCGCACACAGCACCAGAACTCCGCCGCCGGTCAGGAAGACCCCGGCGACGGTGCCGTCACCGGTCACCCGGCCCTCGACGATCACCAGCCAAGCCCAGATGCTGTTGCCGACGTTGTAGAGCAGGATCGCACCGAGCAACAGCCACCACGAGAGTCGCTCGCCCGGCGCGGCCCGCCGAAGGGCCACCACCACGCACGGCAGCGCGCCCAGCGCCACCAGCAGAAACGGGAGATGCCGCAGGTGGTCGGGCCAGAGAAGAAAGGTCACGACCAGGACACCGGCCATGGCGGCAAACCAACGCCCAGGGAGCATAGCCCCACAGTCGGCGGGCCGCCGCGCTACTTGAGCGCATGCCGCCGTACCACGCCTCGAAGACCATGTGGCCCGCGGCGACCCGTCGGCGCATGAGGGCTGAGGAGCGCCGTGGGCCCGCCCCCGGTGGTCCCGTACGAGTATGGGACCACCGGGAGCGGTGCCTTCGATCAGTTCATGGTGGCGCCGATGGTGCTGCTGCCTGTGGTCAGGAATGTGGTGGCGGGCAGGGTGCCGCTGGACGAGCGGGCGTTGTACGTGGTCGTAGCGTTGGTGGAGATGAACGACGGGGTGCTGATGCCGCTGTCCCAGTTGTTGCCGGACGAGGTGACCGAGGAGCCCTTGTTCACCAGGCCGCTGCCGTTGCTCACGGCGAGGTTCTTGCCGAGTTTCGCCGCGCCGGTGGCGAAGTAGTAGCCCCAGCTGCCGTTGGCGTAGGCGGTGGTGCGGTTGATGACGATCGCGCCCTTGTTGGAGTTCTCGGTGAATCCGTTGCCCGCGTTGTCCCAGGCCGCCGAGTTGTTCACCACGTGCGCCACGGTCTCGCCGTCGCCGCCGAGCTTGTAGCCGTTGCCGTCGCCGGCGAAGGCGGAGTCGCTCCAGCGGTTCTTGCCGTTGCCGAACGACCAGGTGTGCTCGATGGTGACCGGTGAGGAGAACGACCACAGGTCGATGCCGTCGTCGGAGTTGTTGTACAGGCGGGCGCCGGTGATCAGGTTGCCGGTGCCGGAACCGTACTTGACGGCGATACCGTCGGCGTTCTCCCCGTGCTCGGCGGCGTCGTAATGACCGTACGAATCGATGTTCTTGACCGTGTTGTTGATCGTGTCGGCGCCGGTGAGCGTGAAGCCGGAGTCGCCGCCGTTGATCGTCTTGATGTTGTTCCAGTTCGTGCCGGTGCACGACTGGCAGACCACCGCGCTGTCCGGGGAGTCCTGGAAGGTGATGTTGGAGACGTTCCAGTAGTCGGCGGTCAGCTTGAAGATCCAGGAGCCGCTGGGCAGACTCGAACCAGAGATCTTCACAACCTCGCTACCGTACGCGGTGAGCGTCACCGGCGCGGACGAGGTGCCGTTGGCCGTGGACTGCAGGGTGGCCGTCGGGTAGTACGTACCGGCGCGGACCTGGATGACGGTGCCGGCGGTGGCGTTCTTGATGGCGTTGGACAGATCCGTCACGTTGCTGACGACCACGGTGGCCGCCGACGCCGGGGCGGCGAGCAGGACGGCTCCGACAGCGGCGACAGCGGATGCGGCGAGAACATTCCGCATGGTTCTCATGGCGCGGCTTTCCTTTCGGTGGGGATGGGCTGACCGGTCCACAGGACGCGGTGGCCTTGGGGGAGGCCGCCGGTATCGGGATGTCCGGCGTGTCGGGGTGGGGCGGGGCCGCTCCCGCCGTTCGCCGAGCAACGGCATCGTCCTGGGGGGAACGATGCTCGTCACGCCGGATGGTCAGCATATTGAGCTATTTGACTGGACCCTACATGCCCGTGGATCAATCGAAGCTCGGTATTTGCTGTGAAATCAGGTGCCGGGCCAGGCCGGCGAGCGTCGCGGTCGGGTACGCGGCCGCGATGATCGCGAGCACCGGTGCGACGAGCGTGTGCGGGCGCTGGAGGAGGCGGTATCCAGTGCGAACCCCTTTCCAGTTCGGTGACCGTCGTCTATAACTAACTAACTGGTACGTTAATTCGGATCGAATGGACCGCCTGCCGGACCGGTCGGGGTCCGGGGCAGGAAGGCGGAGCGATCGTGCTCATCGCCGAACATGACAATGCCCACGACCGGATCGACACGCCGGGCGGCAGTCCCCGGCTGTCCATCGCCACCGCCTGCCTCTCCGGGACGATCGAGGACAAGTTGGCCGCCGCCGCCGCGGCCGGGTTCGACGGGATCGAGATCTTCGAGAACGACCTGATCGCCTCGGCCTGGTCGCCGGCCCGGATCCGGCAGGAGTGCGCCCGCCGGGGCCTGACGATCGAGGCGTACCAGCCGTTTCGTGACTTCGAGGCGGTCCCGGCCCGGCGGTTGCGGGCCAACCTGCGCCGGGCCGACCGCAAGCTCGACGTCCTTGAACAGCTCGGCGCGAAGACCCTGCTGGTTTGCTCGTCGGAGTCACCGGATGCCGTGGACGACGACGATCTGGCCGCCGCGCACCTGCACGAGCTGGCCGAGCGGGCCCAGCGCCGCGGCGTGCGGATCGCCTATGAGGCCCAGTCATGGGGCCGGCACGTGAACACGTCGGCCCACGCGTGGCAGATCGTGCGCCGCGCCGACCATCGTGCGCTCGGTCTGTGCCTGGACAGCTTCCACGTGCTGTCGCGTGACGAGGACCCGGCACAGATCGCGGTGATTCCCGCCGCCAAGGTGTTCCACCTGCAACTGGCCGACGCACCCCGGTTGAAGATGGACGTCGCCGAGTGGAGCCGTCACCACCGGTTCTTTCCCGGCCTGGGCTCCTTCGACCTGACCGGGTTCGTCGCCCGGATCCTCGCCGCCGGCTACGACGGGCCGCTGTCGCTGGAGGCGTACAACGACATCTCCTGCCAGGCCGACCCCCGGCATGCCGCGATCGACGGCATGCGCTCGTTGTTGACCCTGATTCCGTCGGCCGGTCTGCCCGCGGCTCCGCGGCTGGGCGGGCACGTCTTCACCGAGCTGGCCGTCGACGACACCTCCGGCCCGGCTGTCGAAAGGACCCTGACGGCGCTTGGTTTCCTCCGTACCGGGCGGCACCGCTCCAAGCCGGTTCACCTGTGGGAACAGGGTGATGCCCGGGTGCTGCTCAACTTCGCGCCGCAGCGACGGGTGGATCCGGGCGCCGCGGTGATCTGCGCCCTGGCCGTGGAGAGCGACGACCCGGCCCGGTCGGCGCAACGCGCGGACCGGCTGCTGGCGCCGGTGCTGCCCCGGGCCCGGCAGCCGGAAGAAGCGGACCTGACCTCGGTGGCCGCCCCCGACGGCACCGCCGTGTTCTTCTGCCGCCCCGGCACCGATGGCGGCTGGCGCGGCGACTTCACTCCGACCGGTGTGGTGGCGCGCACGGACGGCCTGGTCACCGCTACCGACCACATCGCGCTCACCGAGTCCGTCGACGACTTCGACCAGGTGGCGCTCTTCTACCGATCGGTCCTCGGCCTGCGGTCCGGGCCGGCGACGGAGCTGGCGGCACCGTTCGGGCTGCTGCGCAGCCGGTCGGCGACAGACACCGAGCACGGCGTACGGATAACCCTCAACACCGCACCCCTGCGCCGTGGCATCTGGGCGCCGGGCATCCCGAACCCGCAGCATGTGGCGTTTGCCAGCGACGACGTGATCGCCGCCGCCCGGTCGATGCGGGAGCTGGGCGCCCCGGTGCTGCGAATCCCTGACAACTATTACGACGACCTGGATGCCCGCCTCGCGCCGCCGCCGGAGCTGCTGGCCGTGCTGCGCGAGCACTCGATTCTGTACGACAGCGACGCCTGCGGTGAGTACCTGCACTTCTACACGCAGATGCTCGGCTCTCGGCTGTTCTTCGAGGTGGTGCAGCGCATCGGCGACTACACCGGTTACGGGTCGCCGGGCACGGTCGCGGTGCGGATGGCCGCCCACCGGCACCGCCGGCTGCGGGACCTGCGTGACACCGGCAGCCACCCGCACGACTACTCCCTGGCCCATCTGACCGCGCTGAGCCTCTCCCCGCCGGAACTGGTGGAGGCCGCGGCATCCGCCGGATACCGGTATGTAGGAATCCGGCTGACCCGGGTCACACCGCATGAACCGCACTATCCGCTCGCGACCGATCCCGCCCTGATGCGCACCACGAAGGTGCGCCTCGCGGCCACCGGCGTGGAGGTTCTCGACATCGAGCTGGCCCGGATCGGCCCGGACGAGGACCCCCGCGACTTCCAGCGCTTCCTGGAAGCGGGCGCGGAGCTCGGCGCCCGGCACGTCATCACCCAGCTCCCGGATCCGGACCGGGCCCGCAAGGTGGACCGCTTCGCGCGCCTGTGCGAGATGGCCCGACCGCTCGGCCTGACCGTCGACCTGGAGTTCCCGTCGTGGACCGAGACCCCGGACCTGACCGAGGCGGCCCGGGTGCTGCGGGCCGCCGGGCAGCCCAACGGCGGCATGCTGATCGACCTGCTGCACTTCGCCCGTTCCGGGTCCAGCGTCGCCGACCTGCGGGAACTGCCCGCGGAGTGGTTCCACTTCGCACATGTCTGCGACGCGCCCGCGGCGATCCCGGCGACCAGCGAGGGGCTGATCCACACCGCCCGCTTCGAGCGTCTGTATCCGGGCGACGGCGGGATCGACCTGGACGGCATTCTGGCCGCGTTGCCACCCGGTCTGCCGTACGCGCTGGAGATTCCCCGGGCCCAGACGGTGGCCCAGGTCGGCGCGAAGGAACACGCCCGCCTGGCGCTGGCCGCGGCTCGCGGCCGTCTCGACCAGGTAGCGTCGGCAGCGGCCTGACCATGCGGGCCTCCACCCATCTGTCCGTGATCCGGTTCGCGTCTACCGGCAGAAGGGTTTGCGGCCCATGGCTGATTCGATGCCACCGAGGACATGCGCCTTGAAATACGTGCCGTCGGTGTTCCACGCTGCCACCTCGTGGCCGAGAGTGGTCACCCACGAGCGGCCGCCGTCGTAGTACTGGCACCACGAGACCGGGTGGTTACGTCCGTGGCCGGGATGGCCGCTGCCGCCGGTCGCGCCGTCGGGCAGAGTGGCCTCGTCGACCGTGGCGAGGATACGCACGCCGGTGGGGAACGGGACCAGGTTGTACCACTCGTCGGTGAAGTCCCAGCGGCCCGGCAACCCGGCCGTGGAGGCGTCGCGGCGGCTGGTGGTGACGACGGTGCCGGGCTGGTTACGGCCGTGGTCGTAGTAGTTGGTGCCGCCGAGCAGTCCTTCGTACCATTCCCAGTTGTATTCCGTACCGAAGGCGTTGTGAATGCCGACGAACCCGCCGCCGCCCCGGATGTATTGCCGTAGCGCGGTCTGTGCGGGGTCGTCGAGCGCGTCGCGGGTGGTGCTCATGAAGATGACCGCGTTGTAGCGGAAGAGCCGGGCGGGGGAGTTGAGCTGGGTGACGTCCTCGGTCCAGTCGACCGCGAACCCGTTGTCGGCACCGAGTTCGACGAGTCCGCTCTGGGCGGCGTTCGCCGCGGTCAGCGGTGGGTTGAGGCCGGCGGCGAGCACCGGGCCGAGATGGGCGTGGCGGGGCCCGGCGGTACGGCTGTAGACCAGCACCCGGTACCCGTCGGTGGCCGGGTCGAAGTTGCCCCAGTCGTGGTAGCAGGAGGGGTCGGGGCCGCGGCAGACGCCGTATTCGACGCGGCCGAGGTTCCGGGCGGAGCTGTCGGGTCCTGCGCCCGACGGCGAGGGGCCGGCCGCCGGGCGCAGGACGGCGCTGCCGACCAGGATCACGGCTGCGGTCAGGGCTGCGGTCAGGGCTGCGGCGAGCAGCGGGTGGAGTCTCGTGAAGGACATGGGGCGGCTCCTGGATGGTGGAGACCAGCCGGTCAGGCGTCTCCGTGGAGGGTGGTGGGCAGGATCGACGGTGGCATCGGTCCTTTGTTGCGGCGGCCCTGGCCGGTCTCCTCCCAGGCGTGGGCGAGGATGCCGACGCTGCGGCTGAGCACGAACAGACCGCGAGCCAGCGGCGGTGGAAAGCCGAGTTCGCCGTAGACGACCGCCGTGCAGCCGTCGATGTTGATCGGCACCGGGTGGATCAGTTCTTCGACGGCGCGGGCGGCGCGCAGGTGGTGGCCGTCGACGGTGCCGTCGGTGACAGCCTGTTCGACCAGGTTGAGCAGAGGTTCGCGGCGCGGGTCGAGGGTGTGGAAACGGTGGCCGAACCCGGGCAGGTACTTCGACCGGGCCTGCCAGGAGGCGATCACCGTGGCGGCGTCGCGGTCGTGGATCTCCCGCAGCAGTGTCAGGCACTGCTCACCGGCGCCCCCGTGCACGTCACCGAGCAGGTTCACTCCGGTCGCCACGGCGTTGTTGAGGCCGACTCCGCAGGTGGCGGCCATCCGGGCGACCGCGATCGACGGCGCGTGCGGCCCGTGGTCCACCGATGACACGAGTGCCGCTTCGAGGAGCCGCTCCTGCGCGGGCGCCGGTGGTTCTCCGCGCAGCATCAGCCAGATGATCCCGGCGAAGGAGGTGGTGCCGATCAGGTCCTGGACCGGTCGCCCGCGCAGTTCGATGACGTTCGGTGCGACGCGGGAGACGGCGGTGCCCCACCAGTCGGCGACGTCCTCGACGGTCACGGCGCGGCCACCTCCTTGAACTCGGCGTTGTGCTCTCCCAGTAGCGGCGGCGGTGCCGGTGGGCGCATCGGTACGCCGTCGACGAGGACACCGTTGCCGCTGACCCGCAGGGTGCGGCCGGGATGTGCGGGGAACTCCAGGTCGGTGAAGAAGCCGCGGTCGCGCAGTTGGTCGAGCTGGGCGGCCTGTGCGACGGTCAGGATCCGGGCGGCGGGAACACCGGCGGCGGCCAGCAGGGTCTCCCATTCCCCCGCGGGCCGCCGCCGGAGCGCGGTGTCGATCTCGTCGTTGAGTGCCGCCCGGTGCTGTTTGCGGGCCTCCCGTTCGGCGAACCGTTCGTCGGTGGCCAGGTCAGGCCGTCCGATCAGCCGGCACAGGGTCTCGAACTGTTCCTGCCGGTTGGCGGCGATGTTGAGCGGCCCGTCGGCGGCGTGGAAGGTGCCCGACGGCGCCGCGGTCGCGTTCTGGTCGCCCATGGGCTCCGGCGGAACCCCGCTGACCAGGTAGTTCGACATGGCCCAGCCCATCGCCGACAGCGATGTCTCGAGCATGGACACATCAAGGGCGACCCCTTTTCCGGTACGGGTACGCCCGGCCAGTGCCGCCGAGATGGACAGTGCCGCGACGAGTCCACCGACGGTGTCCGAGACGGGGAAGCCGACCCGCAGCGGCGCGGTATCCGGAGTGCCGGTGACGCTCATCATCCCGGACAGGCCCTGGATGATCTGGTCGTAGGCGGGCGCGTGGCGCATCGGCCCGGTCTGGCCGAATCCGGAGATGGCGCAGTAGATCAGCCGTGGGTTGAGCCGGTGCAGGACCTCCCAGCCATAGCCGAGGCGGTCCAGTACGCCGGCGCGGAAGTTTTCCAGCAGGACGTCGGCCTCGTGGACGAGGCTCTCGAAGACGGTGCGGTCGCCGGTGTCCTTCAGGTCCAGTTCGACGGACTTCTTGCCGGCGTTCTGGGCGAGGAACGAGGCGCCGAGGGCAGCACGGTTGAGCGCGGGTTCGGGGCCGAGGGAACGGGCCAGATCCCCGTTGCCGGGTCGTTCGATCTTGACGATCTCGGCCCCGAGGAGCATCAGCTGGTAGCTGCAATAGGGGCCGGCCAGGACGTTGGTCAGGTCGAGGACCCGGATGCCGTGCAGGGGTCGGTCGTCATCCATGGGCGTGCCCTTCGGTCGGCATGGGCGGGAATCGATGTCGGCCATTGCCAGGGGACTTCGCGGCCCGTACGTTACACCTAGTCCACAGGACGGTCTAGAAGGACCACCACGCGGATCGCTTAGAGGAGTGGCGATGGCCGACAAACCTGAGATAACCCAGGTCGGAAGCCTGATCGGAGGTGTTTGGGTGACCGATGGTCCGCAGGTCGAACGGACCGGCCCGTGGACCCGCCTGGTCGTCAGCACGGCACGCCAGGCCCAGCTGCAGGAGGTGGCGACTGCTCTGACGTACGCCCGGGCGGGAGCGAAGGCCGTCGCCCGCATGCCGCCCGCCGACCGTGCCGACATCCTCGATCGCGCCGCCGCCGAAGCCGTACACCGCCGTACCGAACTCGCCGAACTGCTCGCCCTGGAGCTCGGCAAACCGGTCAAGGACGGTCGCGGCGAGATCGACCGGGTCGCGGACACGTTCGCCGTGTGTGCCGCCGAGGCCCGCCGGATCGGGGGTGAGGTGCTGCCGGTCGCCGGCTGGGGACGTGGCGTCGGCACCACCGCGCTCACCCAGCGGACGCCGATCGGGATCGCGCTGGCCATCACCCCGTTCAACGCGCCCGCCAACCTCCTGGCGCACAAGCTCGGCGCCTCCTTCGCCGCCGGCAACACCACGCTGGTCAAACCCCCGCCGCAGGCGCCCGCATCGTCGGTTGCCGTGGTGCGACTGCTGCTCGACTGCGGGTTGCCACCCGAGGCGGTGCAGGTGTTGCACGGCGGTGCCGAGGTCGGTGCGGCCCTCAGCGCGGCGTCCGAGGTCGGCGTCATCAGCTTCACCGGCAGCCCGGAGACGGGCGCGGCCGTAGCTCGTGCGGCGGGGGCGAAACGTCTGGTCATGGAGCTCGGCGGGAACGCCGCGACGATCGTCTGCGAGGACGCGGACATCGCGGCGGCGGCCCGGGTGTGTGCCGCGACCGGGTACAGCAACTCGGGCCAGAGCTGCATCTCGGTGCAGCGCATCTACGTGGACCGGCGCCGCTACGACGAGTTCGTCGACGCGTTCACCCGCGAGGTCGAGAAGCTGACCGTCGGCGACCCCAGCGATCCCGGCACCGACGTCGGCTCGATGGTCGACGACCACGCCGCCGAACGGGTCGTCAGCTGGGCCCGCGAGGCGGTCACGGGTGGGGCGTCGATCACCACCGGCGGCCACCGTGACGGGGCCACGGTCATCCCCACGGTCGTGGCCGCACCACCGGCCGACGCGCGGTTGATCCGGGACGAGGTGTTCGGGGCGGTGGTCAGCGTGACCGCATTCGATGAGTTCGACCAGGTGCTGACAACCTGCAACGACAGCCGGTACGGCCTACAGGCGGGCCTGTTCACCTTCGACGTCCGCCGGATCTTCACCGCCTGGCGTGAACTGGAGGTCGGCGGTCTCGTCGTCAACGGCTCGTCGAACTTCCGCCTCGACCACGTCCCGTTCGGCGGCGTCAAGGACTCCGGGTTCGGCCGCGAGTCGCCACGCTGGATGATCGACGACTACACGTCGGTCAAGACGCTGCTCCTGCGCGGCATCTCTTAACGATCCCCACGGATGAATCCGGGGGATTTCCCTCCGGGGCCAGGCCCTGGATTCCCAGCTCGGACCGCACCTGATCCACCATCCCGGTAGGAGGCGATCAGATGTCTCACGTCGTCGGCACTGGCACGGTCGCGTTCAGCCGTGGCGAGGATCGTCCTCGCGGCGTTGAGGTCACGGTCTGCGGTGTAGCCGCAGGCCGCGCACTCGAAGACTCTTACGCCCAGTCCGAGGCGGTGATTGGCTCTCTCGCCGCACGCGGAGCAGGTCATCGTGGTGTAGGCGGGCGGCACCAGCACCACCTTCCGGCCCGCCCGCATGCCACGCTCGACAAGTTCCCGCTTGCACGCGCCGATCGCCGCGTCAGCGGCCTTACCGGCCATCCGCGACTTGGCGAGGAACTTCGGCTTGAAGTCCTCCACAGCGATCAGGCTGTGATGCTCGGTGACGTTCTTCGCCCAGACACGGGCGTCGTAGGTGTTCTGCCGAGCCGCCCTCTTCGCGATCCGGGCGGCCTGCCGTTTCGCGGTCTGGTAGCCCTTCGACTGCGGCCGGCCCTTCGGCCGGCGGCGGCGAGCCATCCTGCGCTGCGCCTTGGCCAGTTCAGCCGCGCACCGTTTGCGGTGGCCGAGGTGCGGCAGGTCGAACCGGGGGTTGGTGGTGGCGGCGGTCGTGGTTACGCCCCAGTCGACGCCGATACCGGGCAGGTCCGCCCCGGGTGTGTCGATCGTGTCCCGACGGATTACGAACGAGGCGTACCAATGCCCGAGGCCGTCGCGGTAGACCCGCACGCTGGACGGGTCGCACGGCAGCTCCCGGGACCACACGACCGGGATCGTGACCCTACCCGGCAGGCGAAGCCGACCGCCCTGGATCGAGAAGCCCCGAGTCGTGTACTCCAAACTCGGCAACGCGTCCTTGAGCCGCTTGACCTTCGGACGGCCCCGCCCCTTCACCGTGAACCAATGGTTCAGGGCCGCCCCGTAGGTGCGCAGCGTCTGCTGCTGGGCGACCTGCGACCCGGCCTGCAGCCAGGCGTTACGGCTCCGAGCCTCGGTCAGCAGCTTGGACAGCTTGCCGAACGTCGGCTTGCGGCGAGTCCTCTGCTGGTGGACGGCTTCGTTCCACAGCCACCGGCAGCGACCCCACTCGCCGAGAAGTGCGGCCTCCGCGATGCGGCCGGGCCGCAGGCGGTAGGTGTAACGCACCGTCTCATCCACATCGGACACCATACCCGCGCAGCCCAACGACCCTGGAGACCGTGAAGAGGTATGTGGAGAACCAGCGCAATGTCTGACCAGACGCCTATCCGCCTTGACGGCGGATCGGCTATCCCTGACCTGCTCCGCAGGAGTCCCGTTTCCTCCCCACGGCTAAAGCCGGGGGTTTCCACGGAAGATTTTCGATGAGCGACACCGCCGCCGAGGCCCTGGTCGCCCAGCTCGAGTCGTACGGTGTCGAGCACATCTTCGGCACCTGCGGGCACACCAACATCGCCCTGCTCGACGCGATCGGCCGCAGCCGGATCCGGTTCGTGATCGCCCGCCACGAGCAGGCCGCCGCGCACGCCGCCGACGGCTACGCCCGCGCCACCGGCCGGACCGGGGTCGTGCTGCTGCATGTCGGCCCCGGCATGACCAATGCCGTCACCGGTGTGATGACCGCGGCCCTCGACTCGGTGCCGCTGGTCGCGATCGCGGGGGACGTCCCGTCCTACTACTTCGGCCGGCACCCGCACCAGGAGGTGAACCTGCACGCCGACGGCGACCAGACCGCGATCTACCGGCCGTTCGTCAAACGCGCCTGGCAGGTCCACCGGGCCGAGGACCTGGCCCGATTCACCGAACGCGCGTTCTGGACGGCCGCCTCCGGCCGGCCCGGGGCTGTGCTGCTCAGTGTGCCGATGGATCACTTCTCCCGGCCGTTGCCCGCCGTGCGGGAGTATCCGCTCGCCGTGGTGCGGCGGCCGGACCTGCCGGCCGAGGTGGCCGAGCAGATCGCCGGGCTGCTCCTGCAGGCCCAGCGGCCACTGGTCTACCTGGGCGGTGGGCTGCGGCGCGGGCCCGGCCTGGACGCGCTGCGGGAACTGGTCGAGCACCTCGACATCCCGGTCGTGCACTCACTGATGGCCAAAGGCACCCTGTCCGACGACCATCCGCTGCTGCTGGGCATGCCCGGGTTCTGGGGACTGGAGATCACCAACCGGTACACCCGGGAAGCCGACGTGGTCCTGGCCCTGGCCACCCGGTTCGCCGAGACCGACGCCAGCAGTTGGGACCGCCGCTACACGTGGCAGTTCCCGCCCGGGCGGCTGATCCAGATCGACATCGACCCGGCGGAGATCGGCCGGAACTTCCCGGTCGCCGTCGGTGCGGTCGCCGACGTCACCCGGGCAGTCCAGGCGATCAACACTGCCGTGCGCGCCCGGCAATCCGAGCCCCGGCCGCACGAAGGCCTTCGGGAGACCATCACCGCGGCGCGGCGGACCCTGTTCGCCGACAGCCGGGGACGCGGAGCCAGCGACAGGTTCCCCCTGCGCCCGGAGCGGATCCTCGCCGACCTGCGCGAGATCCTGCCGGCGGACGCGGTGCTGGTCACCGACGTGGGCTGGAACAAGAACGGCGTCGCCCAATGCTATGAGCTGCCGGAACAGGGGCGGTTCATCACGCCGGGCGGGGCGTCCACGATGGGGTTCGGGCCGGCGGCCGCCGTCGGGGTGCAGATCGCCGAACCGGACCGCACGGTGGTCGCGCTGGTCGGCGACGGCGGGATGAGCGCCCAGCTGCCGGCGCTGCCGATGGCCGTCGAGCAGGGCGCGCCGGTGATCTTCGTGGTGATGAACAACGGATCCCACGGCACCATCAGTGACCTGCAAGCCGTGAACTTCGGCCAGAGCTACGGCTGTGACTTCACCGGGCCGGACGGCAAACCGTACAGCCCGGATTTCGCCGCCCTGGGCCGTGCCTGCGGCGCCGACGGCTACAACCTTACGACCGCCGACGGTCTCGGCGAGGCCCTGCGGACGGCACTGGCCGCACGCCGGCCGGCCGTCATCGATGTGCCGATGGTCAACGAGCCGGTGCCCACCCCGGGCCACTGGAACATCAAGGACATCTACCAGGGCGTCTTCGAATAGCC includes these proteins:
- a CDS encoding RNA-guided endonuclease InsQ/TnpB family protein; translated protein: MDETVRYTYRLRPGRIAEAALLGEWGRCRWLWNEAVHQQRTRRKPTFGKLSKLLTEARSRNAWLQAGSQVAQQQTLRTYGAALNHWFTVKGRGRPKVKRLKDALPSLEYTTRGFSIQGGRLRLPGRVTIPVVWSRELPCDPSSVRVYRDGLGHWYASFVIRRDTIDTPGADLPGIGVDWGVTTTAATTNPRFDLPHLGHRKRCAAELAKAQRRMARRRRPKGRPQSKGYQTAKRQAARIAKRAARQNTYDARVWAKNVTEHHSLIAVEDFKPKFLAKSRMAGKAADAAIGACKRELVERGMRAGRKVVLVPPAYTTMTCSACGERANHRLGLGVRVFECAACGYTADRDLNAARTILATAERDRASADDVRHLIASYRDGGSGAVRAGNPGPGPGGKSPGFIRGDR
- a CDS encoding citryl-CoA lyase; this encodes MTVEDVADWWGTAVSRVAPNVIELRGRPVQDLIGTTSFAGIIWLMLRGEPPAPAQERLLEAALVSSVDHGPHAPSIAVARMAATCGVGLNNAVATGVNLLGDVHGGAGEQCLTLLREIHDRDAATVIASWQARSKYLPGFGHRFHTLDPRREPLLNLVEQAVTDGTVDGHHLRAARAVEELIHPVPINIDGCTAVVYGELGFPPPLARGLFVLSRSVGILAHAWEETGQGRRNKGPMPPSILPTTLHGDA
- a CDS encoding thiamine pyrophosphate-binding protein encodes the protein MSDTAAEALVAQLESYGVEHIFGTCGHTNIALLDAIGRSRIRFVIARHEQAAAHAADGYARATGRTGVVLLHVGPGMTNAVTGVMTAALDSVPLVAIAGDVPSYYFGRHPHQEVNLHADGDQTAIYRPFVKRAWQVHRAEDLARFTERAFWTAASGRPGAVLLSVPMDHFSRPLPAVREYPLAVVRRPDLPAEVAEQIAGLLLQAQRPLVYLGGGLRRGPGLDALRELVEHLDIPVVHSLMAKGTLSDDHPLLLGMPGFWGLEITNRYTREADVVLALATRFAETDASSWDRRYTWQFPPGRLIQIDIDPAEIGRNFPVAVGAVADVTRAVQAINTAVRARQSEPRPHEGLRETITAARRTLFADSRGRGASDRFPLRPERILADLREILPADAVLVTDVGWNKNGVAQCYELPEQGRFITPGGASTMGFGPAAAVGVQIAEPDRTVVALVGDGGMSAQLPALPMAVEQGAPVIFVVMNNGSHGTISDLQAVNFGQSYGCDFTGPDGKPYSPDFAALGRACGADGYNLTTADGLGEALRTALAARRPAVIDVPMVNEPVPTPGHWNIKDIYQGVFE
- a CDS encoding CaiB/BaiF CoA transferase family protein; translation: MDDDRPLHGIRVLDLTNVLAGPYCSYQLMLLGAEIVKIERPGNGDLARSLGPEPALNRAALGASFLAQNAGKKSVELDLKDTGDRTVFESLVHEADVLLENFRAGVLDRLGYGWEVLHRLNPRLIYCAISGFGQTGPMRHAPAYDQIIQGLSGMMSVTGTPDTAPLRVGFPVSDTVGGLVAALSISAALAGRTRTGKGVALDVSMLETSLSAMGWAMSNYLVSGVPPEPMGDQNATAAPSGTFHAADGPLNIAANRQEQFETLCRLIGRPDLATDERFAEREARKQHRAALNDEIDTALRRRPAGEWETLLAAAGVPAARILTVAQAAQLDQLRDRGFFTDLEFPAHPGRTLRVSGNGVLVDGVPMRPPAPPPLLGEHNAEFKEVAAP
- a CDS encoding aldehyde dehydrogenase family protein, with amino-acid sequence MTDGPQVERTGPWTRLVVSTARQAQLQEVATALTYARAGAKAVARMPPADRADILDRAAAEAVHRRTELAELLALELGKPVKDGRGEIDRVADTFAVCAAEARRIGGEVLPVAGWGRGVGTTALTQRTPIGIALAITPFNAPANLLAHKLGASFAAGNTTLVKPPPQAPASSVAVVRLLLDCGLPPEAVQVLHGGAEVGAALSAASEVGVISFTGSPETGAAVARAAGAKRLVMELGGNAATIVCEDADIAAAARVCAATGYSNSGQSCISVQRIYVDRRRYDEFVDAFTREVEKLTVGDPSDPGTDVGSMVDDHAAERVVSWAREAVTGGASITTGGHRDGATVIPTVVAAPPADARLIRDEVFGAVVSVTAFDEFDQVLTTCNDSRYGLQAGLFTFDVRRIFTAWRELEVGGLVVNGSSNFRLDHVPFGGVKDSGFGRESPRWMIDDYTSVKTLLLRGIS